Part of the Halodesulfurarchaeum formicicum genome is shown below.
CCATTCGTGGCTGTCCCACTCGAACCGCACGGGCCGTGCCATCGGCCTGACTGCTTTCTCTGTGTGCCGTCTCAGGAACGTTTCTGAGGCTGTAAGGTCGGCGTGTCCTTCAAATCCGCACGGACAGGTGAGTGTGTCCTGATGCCGTGTCGTTCGGTCTGTGCCGCCACACTGCGGGCACTCTTGACTGGTCCACGCCTCTGATCGGACCTCGACCGAGATGCCGTATTCCTCGGCGGTACAGGCCAGTCGCTCGGTGAACTGCTTGAACGCCCAGAAGTTGTGCGTCTTGGCGTTCGTCTCGACCGACCAGTGCGTTTCGAGTACGTCGGTCAAGCCACCGATATACACGGTATCGACCCTTTCGGCGTACAGCCGGTCCAGCAGGTCACGACACAGTGCTTCTTGAGCGTGGTCACGGCGACGAGTCCGTTTCCGGTACAGCCGCCGGATACGCTCGCTACTGTACCTGCCTTCATCGAGTTTTGACTGCAACCGAGCGATCTCGCGTGTCGTCTCACGGAATCGTTGGAACAACTCGCGGCCTTTGTACAGGTATTGCGCACCGGTCGTGGTGGTACAGGCGACGAGATTGTTTGCACCAATGTCCAGAGCGGCCTTCTCGTCGGCCAGTGGAGTGTCCCGTGCATCGTCAGAAACAGTCACAGGTTGCGAAGCTCGGAAGTTGCTGTCAGTCTCGTCGTACCACAGTTCTAGTCGGCCTTGGTCTTCGTAGTCGGGCCAATTCGGGTCGCCAACTATTTCCAGACGGAGACGGCTTTTCGGGCTGTTGTGCTTGTCTCGAAGTTCTTTTCCGACGACCATCTCAAGCCGGGAGCGGTTACCCCATTCGACGCTGTATGCGTCTTTTCGGACGACGCCTTTGAGAACACGACCATCGTCCTCGTTACCACGGAAGCCCGGCGGTTCCGGGTGTTCCGTGACTGACGTATTGGACTCGTCGTGATACGCTTTCTTGTTCTCGAAGAACGATCGCCACGCTTCGCTGTTTGCTCGCCGGACAGTTTGAGCGGTGGACGCGCCGAGAACGGCTTTGTATTTGCCTTCGAGACGCCCTGTATCGGCGTCCCATACGTCACCGTCGAAGCCGTCTTCATCGTTGTAGCGCATGAGACGCTCGTAATTAATCTCGTTCCAGAGAGCGGCGGAAGCGTCCAACAGGCCACGTAGCACCTGCTCATCATCGTCGGTGAGCGGTCGCACGACGAACGTGTTGGTACGCTTCATGCCACAATTCTTTTCACGTCTCCACGTCAAATAAGTCTTGTGCGACATGACCGTTGACACACCGCTTACGTGTTACATTTGTGGAGAGACCGACGATTGGACTACCCTTGATTTGATTGGTTGTTTCGAGGATCGACAGACCGCAGGGGAACGGTTTGAAGAAAAGCATGGGAAAGAACCGGACAGCTACCTGTTCGTCTGTCCCGAGTGCAAAGAGGAGAATCCGCACCATGCCGAAAACTGCTATGAGAAGTACGGGAAAGTCACATGAGGCCAGCAATTGACCTTTCCTACGGATTACACGGTCGTCTGAAAGATTACGCCGAAGCAAACGACTTGGAACTTTCAGAAGCGTATGCAGAAGTGTTGGAAGCGGGTCTTGAAGCGTTGGAGACTCAA
Proteins encoded:
- a CDS encoding IS200/IS605 family transposase → MKRTNTFVVRPLTDDDEQVLRGLLDASAALWNEINYERLMRYNDEDGFDGDVWDADTGRLEGKYKAVLGASTAQTVRRANSEAWRSFFENKKAYHDESNTSVTEHPEPPGFRGNEDDGRVLKGVVRKDAYSVEWGNRSRLEMVVGKELRDKHNSPKSRLRLEIVGDPNWPDYEDQGRLELWYDETDSNFRASQPVTVSDDARDTPLADEKAALDIGANNLVACTTTTGAQYLYKGRELFQRFRETTREIARLQSKLDEGRYSSERIRRLYRKRTRRRDHAQEALCRDLLDRLYAERVDTVYIGGLTDVLETHWSVETNAKTHNFWAFKQFTERLACTAEEYGISVEVRSEAWTSQECPQCGGTDRTTRHQDTLTCPCGFEGHADLTASETFLRRHTEKAVRPMARPVRFEWDSHEWLESPRSQESPKEQRTDPSTVHRDGNVALGDSQTV